The Fibrobacter sp. UWB16 genomic interval GTCACTGCCATTGCTCTTGAGTTTGAGTGCAGCTTCGCGAGAACCGCCCGCATATTCTTCAAGCTTTTTCCAATCCGCATCCGTGGCGAGATGGTAGCCTGCCGGGCAAGCCTTCTTGGCGGCTTCTTGCGTGTAAAGGCGGCCAAACGTTTTGCAGTTCGCATCATCACGGTCGTAGCAAATCGAGCCATCCGGATCGTTGTAGTTCAAGTTCTCGACAAACCAGTCCACACCGCCAATTTCCTTGACCTTGTAAACTTGTTTGTCACGCTTGTCCACAAAATTCTTGAACACCGGGCAACGAGTACTAAAACCTGCTTCAGAGAGAATCGGATCGACCTTGCCCTTCCAAGCCGTGCAGAAGCGGAACAACTGACCGCCCGGGAGCGAAGAGCCCTTATGCTTGGCGGCCCAGGTCTTCACGTAATGGAGACCCGTCACAGCGGTATCGGGAATCGAGAGCACCTTGGCATACTTGCCAGCGAGTGCGGCATACGTACCGGCAACAGACATCGGAGCCTTCCAGAAGCCATCAGAAAGACCTTCGCGCAAGCTTGCAAAAACCGGAGACGGCTTGTAGACCTTAATCGTCTTGTCCACCATCTGTTCAGGTTTCGTCTTGCAGTTCACATCGTGGTCAATGGCCATCAATGAATTTGCATCCACCTTGCACTGGGCAATGCACTTTGTTCGTGCAGCACCTTTCTTGGGGCACGGTTTCCAGACCGTGGTATCGACACTCACGAGCGACTGTTTTCCAAAAGCCTTCGTCTTCGTTGCCGCCTTAGCCACCTCGTCAAGCGTCTTGAGAGCCTTTGCACTCCCCTTTTCGCCATCGGCGAGCAAATACTTGATGACACCCGAGCAGGCATTCGCGGCATTCGCCATCGAGCACACCTTCGGACCAAAGCCATACGCAAACTGGGACGGGCAAGCGGCAAACGCTTCATCCGGCATCTGCTTAAAATGCTTGCCATAAATGTTCGTTGCATTCTTTGCCGACATCTTGCCGCAATAGATTTCTTCGAGCTCGCCGGAATTGACAATCTTTTTCACCTTTTTCCAGTTGTTGGAATCAACGGCCTTGCGGAGCGCTTCCTGGGCAAAACTACCCTGTGCCAAAATTGCAGAACAAACCAAACTTGCTATAAAAAGATTCTTCATCTAAACCTCTTTTAAAACTTAACTGGATCCTTCGCTTTCGCTCAGGATGACAGTTCCAATATCAAAATGACAATTCCTAAGTCAGGATGACATTCCTGAGTCGGGATAACGACATGAATAGTTTTAATATATAACGAATTATAAACAATCCCTAACGAATAATCAAAAAAAATCTTGAACCCTAATAATATTTTACTTGAATTTGACTCCACCTATAGAGGATTTCTATCTTTGGGGCCATGAACGCAGAAGTCTTACGCAATGAATTCCCGATGTTGGTCGCTGGCGACAAAGAATCAAAGCCGCTCGCCTTTTTGGACAGCACCGCCACGACCCAGAAGCCCGCAAGCGTCATCGACGCGATGGACGATTTTTACCGCGAGCACTACAGCTCCGTGAAGCGCGGGGTTTACCGCCTCAGCGCACGCACCACAGAAGCCTTTGAAAAGACCCGCAAAGACGTTGCGAAGTTCATCAACGCAAAATCCGAAGACGAAATCGTCTTTACTCGCGGCACCACCGAAAGCATCAATCTCGTTGCCTGGAGCTATGGACGCAAGTTCTTCGAAGCAGGCGATGAAATTATCATCAGCGGATTGGAACACCACGCCAACATTGTGAGCTGGCAGCTCGTCGCCGAAATGAAGGGCGCAAAGATCAAGGTCATTCCCGTCCGCGATGACGGCGATTTGGACTTGAGCAAGCTCCCCGAGCTCCTCACGCCGCGCACCAAAATGGTCGCCGTTACCCACGTGAGTAATTCCGTTGGCACCGTGAACCCAATTGCAGAAATCATTGCGACCGTTCGCAAGCTCGCCCCGCAAGCAAAAGTTTTGATAGACGCCGCCCAGAGCTCTAGCCACATCAAGATTGACGTGCAGAAGCTCGACTGCGATTTTCTCGCATTCAGCGGCCACAAGATGTACGGCCCGACTGGCATCGGCGTTCTTTACGGCAAGTACGACGTGCTCGACAGCATGCCACCTTGGCATGGCGGTGGCGAAATGATCAAGAACGTCACGTTTGAAAAGACGACTTACGCCAACGTTCCAGCACGCTTTGAAGCAGGCACGCCCGCCATTGCCGAAGTCATCGGCCTCGGGAAAGCCATTGAATGGCTGAACAACGTCGGCCTTGACAACATCCGCAAGCACGAAGAACAAATTACGCAGTACGCTCTGAAGCAGCTCGCCGAAATCCCGCAAGTGAAAGTCCTCGGCAACCCGAAGGAACGTGGCGCGCTCATCAGCATTACGTTAGACGGAA includes:
- a CDS encoding FISUMP domain-containing protein, giving the protein MKNLFIASLVCSAILAQGSFAQEALRKAVDSNNWKKVKKIVNSGELEEIYCGKMSAKNATNIYGKHFKQMPDEAFAACPSQFAYGFGPKVCSMANAANACSGVIKYLLADGEKGSAKALKTLDEVAKAATKTKAFGKQSLVSVDTTVWKPCPKKGAARTKCIAQCKVDANSLMAIDHDVNCKTKPEQMVDKTIKVYKPSPVFASLREGLSDGFWKAPMSVAGTYAALAGKYAKVLSIPDTAVTGLHYVKTWAAKHKGSSLPGGQLFRFCTAWKGKVDPILSEAGFSTRCPVFKNFVDKRDKQVYKVKEIGGVDWFVENLNYNDPDGSICYDRDDANCKTFGRLYTQEAAKKACPAGYHLATDADWKKLEEYAGGSREAALKLKSNGSDDYAFTAMFGGYANKTGVCTTMGDGAYFWTANSEEDSRGKARTMFSSDKDVGSISVDPSFYLAVRCVAGAE
- a CDS encoding aminotransferase class V-fold PLP-dependent enzyme codes for the protein MNAEVLRNEFPMLVAGDKESKPLAFLDSTATTQKPASVIDAMDDFYREHYSSVKRGVYRLSARTTEAFEKTRKDVAKFINAKSEDEIVFTRGTTESINLVAWSYGRKFFEAGDEIIISGLEHHANIVSWQLVAEMKGAKIKVIPVRDDGDLDLSKLPELLTPRTKMVAVTHVSNSVGTVNPIAEIIATVRKLAPQAKVLIDAAQSSSHIKIDVQKLDCDFLAFSGHKMYGPTGIGVLYGKYDVLDSMPPWHGGGEMIKNVTFEKTTYANVPARFEAGTPAIAEVIGLGKAIEWLNNVGLDNIRKHEEQITQYALKQLAEIPQVKVLGNPKERGALISITLDGIAVGDAAMILDEENVAVRSGHHCAQPVMDRFGVDATLRLSFGVYTLERDIDRFVAGIKRVVRLFA